The following coding sequences lie in one Treponema socranskii subsp. buccale genomic window:
- a CDS encoding CheR family methyltransferase, with product MEEKTIQDRLKNAFAVAEAAVVNTRGNLSVVDFRMVSFSLSGKDYGVDIMHVKEIAKAGQFTYVPNTLPFVLGVYNLRGDIIPIIDLRLFFNIPIPERTDKKNKLESLLILSVGEQTFGVVVDKIDKVLGVQKSKIQPPHPLFGDINIKYIAGIVEADKRLYILLDVARIFNTRVGEEEKGRAYTKQVFHTSASDAAPQVPVSARKNAADAMDERAAAAAKPSASQTQSSTPDTSAQDLKFIIESLKTYRKFTVTPLNEQWVNARFDSWKEERGKGKSQLQNENDADLFLSLFWSPCTGTWWTKAYADSVYKVLPDNTAKQICVWNPGCGKGMETYSLACILRKKYPGARLRIYAQDIDLLSVSNAPLMSVPDAAASDWYAPFLTKKVNGEYTFTQDVKDSIMFEYHDCQHTNQLPAIDIIFARDVLSLLPQSGQEAVITDFDEKLKANGIIVVGENETLPAGAGFIEKTIGALKVYTKNK from the coding sequence ATGGAAGAAAAGACAATACAGGATCGGTTGAAAAACGCTTTTGCCGTGGCGGAAGCTGCGGTCGTCAACACGCGCGGCAATCTGTCCGTCGTCGATTTCAGAATGGTATCGTTTTCGCTTTCCGGAAAAGATTACGGCGTAGATATCATGCATGTCAAAGAGATCGCGAAGGCGGGGCAGTTTACGTATGTTCCGAATACGCTTCCGTTCGTGCTCGGTGTGTACAATCTCCGCGGCGATATCATTCCGATTATCGACTTACGCCTCTTTTTCAATATCCCCATACCGGAGCGCACCGACAAAAAAAACAAGCTTGAAAGCTTGCTCATCCTTTCCGTCGGCGAGCAGACTTTCGGTGTCGTCGTCGATAAAATCGATAAAGTTCTCGGCGTGCAAAAAAGCAAAATTCAGCCGCCGCATCCTCTGTTCGGCGATATCAATATCAAATATATTGCAGGTATCGTCGAAGCGGATAAGCGCCTCTACATTTTGCTCGACGTCGCGCGTATTTTCAATACACGTGTCGGCGAAGAAGAAAAAGGCCGTGCCTATACCAAACAGGTTTTCCATACTTCCGCATCCGATGCTGCGCCGCAGGTGCCGGTTTCAGCCCGTAAAAATGCCGCAGACGCGATGGATGAACGAGCCGCCGCCGCTGCGAAACCGTCCGCTTCGCAAACGCAGAGCAGCACGCCCGATACGTCGGCTCAGGATTTGAAATTCATTATCGAAAGCTTAAAGACGTATCGAAAATTTACGGTGACGCCGCTCAACGAACAGTGGGTGAACGCGCGTTTCGACTCATGGAAAGAAGAGCGCGGCAAGGGCAAATCACAGCTGCAAAACGAAAACGACGCCGACCTTTTTTTGTCGCTGTTTTGGTCGCCGTGTACGGGCACGTGGTGGACGAAAGCTTATGCCGACTCCGTATACAAAGTCCTGCCCGACAACACTGCAAAGCAGATCTGCGTGTGGAATCCCGGCTGCGGTAAGGGGATGGAAACTTATTCCCTTGCGTGCATACTGCGGAAAAAATATCCCGGAGCGCGGCTTCGAATTTATGCGCAGGATATCGATTTGCTCAGCGTTTCGAATGCACCGCTTATGTCCGTGCCGGATGCCGCCGCGTCCGATTGGTACGCGCCCTTTTTGACCAAAAAAGTAAACGGTGAATACACATTTACACAAGACGTAAAAGATAGTATTATGTTCGAGTACCACGATTGTCAGCATACGAATCAGCTTCCCGCAATCGATATTATCTTTGCGCGTGACGTTTTGTCGCTTTTGCCGCAGAGCGGACAGGAAGCGGTTATTACCGACTTCGACGAAAAGCTCAAAGCAAACGGTATCATCGTTGTGGGCGAAAACGAAACGCTTCCGGCCGGAGCCGGTTTTATTGAAAAGACAATAGGTGCACTGAAAGTGTACACAAAAAATAAATAA
- a CDS encoding chemotaxis protein CheA, whose product MSDYLDPNNEELLKDFFAEAEQQVDNLESNVLVIENDPTNHEAIDEIFRAAHTLKGGSATVEMNEIASFTHSIEDMLDEIRSDKLKVTEPVIDVLLNSIDVIKAMLEARTNGSVYSKNIDDLINTIHSYSSGKGGKASAVKSASKTAASKKAPPKAESPTPAVSADAGFVRPELSEGEFLELKEACQGNQSLWCVAVKFDESNPMNSVGGIQVFAVLKSLGSVLKTVPDFDALYEDTFYENVYYYIATAETQEKIEDTAFLNDVTLATDAQRIDSFDGADDEAKIAEDAASVSGENGADEETVPSSQSAASQTAASAPAHTAPTGSILRVDSRRIDYLLNLVSETVITKAAFNQLSMQLVNSFLMFQGMEANYKEKMRQLFEMLPQYLERIESGTPVNDVKAEIMSDYGDLSNLFDAYVSEVKSATDKFRSSTQNLGRISSELQEGVMKIRMVPISQIFSRFPRVVRDLQRDLNKKIDLKIEGEDTELDKSVVEDLLDPIMHCVRNSVDHGIESPGDRKKAGKRETGTVLLKASNEGNMIIIEISDDGGGIDVQRVRQKAVQKGLIHPDKILTDQEAFNLIFEPGFSTSDKITNISGRGVGLDVVKTMIEKLNGTVFVSSVKGRGTTFTIKLPLTLAIIQGLLVRVGSEVYSIPIASVIESQRIKLSEINTIDNYEVLNVRNEVISILRFSRLFNIRETDEDNDGYCFIVIVGSQEKKIGIMVDGLIGEEDVVIKPLRDRFTNSPGIAGASILGDGSVSLIIDVSQLLELGVRKEINAQQAIGANR is encoded by the coding sequence ATGAGCGATTATCTTGATCCCAACAATGAAGAGCTGTTGAAAGATTTTTTTGCCGAAGCCGAGCAGCAGGTGGATAATCTCGAAAGCAATGTGTTGGTCATAGAAAACGATCCGACGAATCACGAAGCGATCGACGAAATCTTCCGCGCGGCACACACGCTGAAAGGCGGATCGGCAACGGTCGAAATGAACGAAATTGCGTCGTTTACGCATTCGATCGAAGACATGCTCGACGAAATCCGCTCCGACAAATTAAAAGTTACCGAACCCGTCATCGATGTGCTTCTCAATTCCATCGACGTTATCAAAGCGATGCTCGAAGCGCGCACAAACGGTTCCGTGTACTCGAAAAATATCGACGATCTTATCAATACGATCCATTCATATAGTTCAGGAAAAGGCGGAAAAGCTTCTGCCGTAAAATCCGCTTCGAAAACCGCCGCCTCGAAAAAGGCGCCGCCGAAAGCGGAATCTCCGACGCCCGCCGTATCCGCGGATGCGGGTTTTGTGCGTCCCGAACTTTCGGAAGGCGAATTCCTCGAACTCAAAGAAGCGTGTCAGGGCAATCAGTCACTGTGGTGTGTCGCCGTAAAATTCGACGAAAGCAATCCGATGAACAGCGTCGGCGGTATTCAAGTGTTCGCCGTGCTCAAATCGCTCGGCAGCGTTTTGAAAACGGTGCCCGATTTCGATGCGCTTTACGAAGACACGTTTTATGAAAACGTTTATTATTATATCGCGACGGCGGAAACGCAGGAAAAGATCGAAGATACTGCATTTCTTAATGACGTGACGCTTGCTACCGATGCGCAGCGCATCGACTCGTTTGACGGTGCGGACGATGAAGCGAAAATCGCCGAAGATGCCGCGTCCGTTTCCGGCGAAAATGGCGCGGACGAAGAGACGGTTCCTTCCTCGCAGTCCGCCGCCTCACAGACGGCTGCTTCGGCTCCGGCACATACGGCGCCGACGGGTTCCATACTGCGCGTGGATTCCCGCCGTATCGATTATTTATTAAATCTCGTCAGCGAAACCGTTATCACAAAGGCGGCGTTCAATCAACTTTCCATGCAGCTTGTCAATTCGTTTCTCATGTTTCAAGGCATGGAAGCGAATTACAAAGAAAAAATGCGGCAGCTTTTTGAAATGCTTCCGCAGTATCTCGAGAGAATCGAAAGCGGCACTCCGGTCAATGACGTAAAAGCTGAAATCATGAGCGACTACGGAGACCTGTCGAATCTCTTCGACGCGTACGTTTCCGAAGTCAAAAGTGCGACCGATAAATTCCGTTCGTCGACCCAGAACCTCGGACGTATTTCGAGCGAACTGCAGGAAGGCGTCATGAAAATCCGCATGGTTCCGATCAGCCAGATTTTCAGCCGCTTTCCCCGCGTCGTGCGCGACTTGCAGCGTGATCTTAACAAAAAAATCGATCTCAAAATCGAAGGCGAAGATACCGAACTCGATAAATCCGTCGTCGAAGATCTGCTCGATCCGATCATGCACTGTGTGCGCAATTCCGTCGATCACGGCATCGAATCCCCCGGTGATCGCAAAAAGGCGGGCAAACGCGAAACGGGTACGGTGCTTTTGAAAGCGTCGAACGAAGGCAATATGATCATCATCGAAATATCGGACGACGGCGGCGGTATCGATGTGCAGCGCGTCCGCCAAAAAGCGGTTCAAAAAGGTCTCATCCATCCCGATAAAATTTTGACGGATCAGGAAGCGTTCAATCTCATCTTCGAACCGGGATTTTCGACGTCGGATAAAATCACGAATATTTCCGGACGCGGCGTCGGACTTGACGTCGTCAAAACGATGATCGAAAAATTGAACGGCACGGTATTCGTTTCTTCGGTAAAAGGACGCGGTACAACCTTTACGATCAAACTGCCGCTGACGCTTGCGATTATACAGGGTCTGCTCGTCAGAGTCGGAAGCGAAGTGTATTCCATTCCGATTGCGAGCGTCATTGAAAGCCAGCGCATCAAGCTGAGCGAAATAAATACGATCGACAACTACGAAGTGCTCAACGTGCGCAACGAAGTTATCAGCATTTTGCGCTTTTCACGCCTGTTCAATATCCGCGAAACCGACGAGGATAACGACGGTTATTGTTTTATCGTCATCGTCGGTTCTCAGGAAAAGAAAATCGGTATTATGGTTGACGGACTTATCGGCGAAGAAGACGTCGTTATCAAACCGCTTCGCGACCGGTTTACGAATTCGCCCGGCATTGCCGGTGCGTCCATTCTCGGTGACGGTTCGGTATCGCTGATTATCGACGTAAGCCAGCTGCTTGAACTCGGCGTGCGTAAAGAGATAAACGCTCAGCAGGCGATCGGTGCGAATAGGTGA